TACATGGCTAGAAGCTCTCCCTGTCATCATAGTCAGGCTGTTGCCTGTCAGACATAAAGGAATCATCAAACATATCAAGACTTTTTTCAAAGTTCGACCAGATGTCTGCCTTCGGCAGCAGGATAATCATGTTGCCTACCTTACGGATATAGACCTCATTCGTATTTAACTGGTATTCTTTTGGAAGCCTCACAGCTTGGCTGTTTCCACTTTTAAAGACTCTTGCCTTATCCATGATTCACCTCACGTATATACAATGATGTATATACAATTAAAATCAAGTGAATTATTGATAATTGCTCAATCAGTGTTTAGGCATTCAAAGAAAACTGTTTAAACACTCATTAAAGAGTGATTAGTGAAATATATATTTTCCAATTTCTGGAAACTGGAAAATAGCTTTCTGTTAATTATATATGTGTTAATCTGTGATTGACTTTTAATTCAGTTTCCCAACTTGTCTCCCAACTTTAGGTTGGGTGACAGGTTGGGTGTAAAAGTGACCTTAAGGAAGTTTTTTGTGAAATGAAAACCTTTGCTGCCTTATCTTGTATGTTTTCGAATTATCTGGTCAATCGTTTTAATTGTGCTGTCGCTAATGTTCAGACTGGATGCAGTATTTTTCCATTTCATCGCTGATGCTATAACCTGGTCTATAATTCGTTCTGGTTTCTTTATGTTGGCTTTTTTTCCTAATTCTTTCAAATGTGATATCGCTGGTTTAAGGCTCTCACCGGCAACAGTCATGCTCTGATAGCCGTTCGGTCCTGATGAAAATGTCAGGTCATAGGCAGGAGAAAGTTTCCATTCCATATTTTGATATAGAAATGAAAAGTTTTTGCTGTGATCATCCCTGTTGTGCATTATTACGTTGAAGCATGCTAGTCTGAATGCGGCCTCCACTTCTCTCATGTCTTTTGTGAGTGCCTGTGTGACTTTCAGCAGGTCGGAATAATCCAGTGATGGAAACCTGTAATCTGAGTGGATAAGTCCGCAAAGAGAATGCATATGAATACGTCTGCCGTTATCCCTGTCGAATCTCTGCACTCCGAAATAACTTCCGGAAACTGTGTCGAAAAGATAAGTCTCAGGCATATTTATTCCGGAATCTTTAGCTATGACGCTGTATGCATATTCTATTCTGCCGGAGTCGGCATCATCGAATCTTGAGTTAAACTTAATCAGCCAGTCCTCGTAACCATTTGGATGGTTATCTGTTCTGGACATTATATGCTTTTTGTCAGGACTTACCTTTGCAGTGATTTTTGGTCTGGCACCACCTGATGAACCAGCAAGCTGCTTCAGCTTCAGCAGTGCGTCGTCTCCTTCGCCTTCCAAAATCTGCTGCATCTCTTTTGCAAGTTTCATAAGGTCAAGATTCTCAGCATGTTGGACATCTTCTGAATACTCAGGTTCGTATGACAATGCCCCCATTCCGTATTTACCGACGTGGCTCAGCCTGTCCAACGGTGTAAGTAGGTGATGGCTTATCCCATATTTAGCTACCTGACGGTCAAGAAGCATTCTGCCCCAGCCGTCAGGCAGACTGTCATTGAATATACCGTGCAGACCATCAAACGCATTAGTATCAGCAGATACAGCATTTGGCTGCAGCGACAGTTTGAAAGGAGACAGTTCAAAACCCTCAGCTATAAAGTCAGGGGAATATTCAAACCAGATTTTTCTATCTCTGGAGGCAAGTCTGCCCATATGATATTTTTTATCAGCATGATAAAAAACATTAAGCAGTTGTGTGGGCTTATGATTCATTTCTTTCGTCCTCTCTTTCTTGTCTTATCCTGCGATAAGATCGCATCCAATGATTTTAGCTGCTCTTGTTTATCAAATAAATTTGCAAAATTATCCAGTAAGTTCAGTGCAAGACAAAGCTTAAGAAGCGACTCTAAAGAAATCTGTCCTGTTGATTCAAACTTCTTCAATGTGCCGAGGCTGACCCCAGATCGTTCGGCAAGACCTTCCTGGGTGAGGTTTTTTTCCAGACGGGTGTTTCTCAATGAGTTTCTGATATATTCAGCCATCTCTTCTAAAGTTATAAAAGTCATTATAGTATCCCTAAAAGGCAAAATATTCAACTTGTAGATATTATAGTATCTATTATTTGAAGTGTCAATTGTGATGACTATTTAGCCTGTAATTAATCAATGATATTTATTAAGAGTGTTTAATCACTGTTCGGACACTTATAAAAAAGTTAAAAAAAACTGATTAAACCGTTTACCCCCTTATCCATTATCAGAATAGAAAGCAAAGGAGGTATTGCATGATAGGGATAGATGTAGGGTATGGAGATGTGAAAGCCGTCTATATGGATGTCGGCGAACTGAAATATTTCAAGCTGCCGACGGCGGTAGCTTATGCGCCGATGAACAGCATTGACATTGCTGACGAGGCTGAGGAGAGATACAGCTTTCAGGGACGGGAATACATAGTCGGCGAATCAGCCAGATTCGGAGCTTTTTCAACGAGGAGCTTTGATTTCCTGAAAAAGTATGCTCCGCTTTTTATCCATCACACACTTAAAGTGCTTAGGCTTGTGCCGTCATACGTGGCGACTGGCTTGCCGCTTGGTCTCTTCAACAGAAAAGATGAGATGACCAAAGAGCTGACAACTGCACAGGTGGACGGCAACACAATCAAGGCAGAATTCAGTATGTTCCCGCAGGCAGTGGGCATCCTGCTCGATTACCGGATGGATGATGCAGGCAAAGTGAAAGCCGATACTGCCAAAAACGGCATCGTATCAGACATAGGGTTTAACACCATAGATGTACTTTGTTTTGAGAAGGGGACGGCTATAAGGTCGGACGCTAAAACGCTGGACAAGTTCGGCATATCTAAGATCGTGCTGGAACTGGTGGAACTGATTAACAGAGAACATGGTATACAGCTTTCTGATCAGGAAGCGAAAGATGTTTTCCTTGCAGGACGTATGAATGTTTACGGCAACAAAATAGACCTGACTGAGGCCATTAGGAACATCACAGAGATGTATTTTGACGAAGTGATGCATAATATCAGAAGCCTTTGGGACAAACGTCTCCAGAGGGCAGATTTACTGTTGCTCGCTGGCGGAGGCGCAGTTACTATTGCCAAATATGTTCCTTCTGAATATGCTAAGATTGTCAAAGTTCCCGAACGGTCAGAGTTTGCGAACGCCAGAGGCTATTTGAAGGCTTTAATGGCGAAGCAAGAACAGGCTTTAAAGGCGGATAAATAAATAACGTCAGAAGTTGGAAGAGGCTTTACACTCCGCCTGTGAAGCCTCTTTTTAATTAAGAGGGGACTATGAAAGCATATCGACTTCAAATCACAATCAAAAACGAAGAGCTTTTTAAAATGATAATGTCCATTCCGAAAACCCAGCGAGGACAGTTTATCTCTATGGCTCTACAGAAATATATCAAAAGCTCCGAAGGGGCACAGCTCCTCAGCATGTTCGCCACCCACCAGCCGGATATAGCAATGTTACCGGATTTCGCTGAGGCAGATGGTCAACTTGACGATATAATGGGAGAATTCTAATGATAGCAACAGGAGAAAAAACACTAGGCGAAATGCTCAGATATCACATAGAAGCAAAAGGATTCAAACAAGCCGACATCTGCCGAAAGACAGGACTTTCACCTAGTCGCCTCTGTAACTATCTTAAGGATGCCAGAGAACCCGACTGGAAAACACTCTGTAAGATAGTAGACGCTATCAGGATCACTCTGAATGATTTGCGAGATTGAATTTAGATCGTGAAAATGTTATAATCTATAAGATGATTAAGAGGTGTAAATGATAGAGCTTGATAAAAACATAACTGATTTAATTGATATCAAAGCAAAAGAGATGAATCCGAACGCTGAATATTGCTCAAATGAGGTCTCGACTTATATTAATCAACTGAATTCTTTCATAGATGGGGCTTTATATTTAGACAGTGTGCAGATTAAAAGTTTACTAGACCGCCTAGTCGGTTATTATACGATTACTCTAGAAATACCCATTGATCAAGGTTTAAAAATAGCACGTGCAGTTAAATATGATGTAATAAGCGACAAACCATGTTTCGAAAACGTAAGCAGATTGTCGTATATCCCTAAAGATGCAGGTGTGAAACCTTCAATTGGCAGGCTTAATAAACATGGTGAATCAATTTACTACGGGTGTATATACTTCAATGACACATTTGGTGGCATTAATGTTGTTTTCTCAGAAGTTGATGCTATTAAAAGTGAAAATATAAATGTTTTGAAATCAGAAAGTACTGAAGAACTAAAGGTTTATTATATTGGGATATATGACTATATAAGGAGAGATAGTAGACCTTATTTTCTAACTCATGAAACTTATGAGTATTTCAAATCCGTCTATGAATACGCAGAAAGTAAGCTGGATGAATTTGTTTTTATGGCATTCAAACTATGTGATGCTTTCTTTTCTGATATTTTACGAAGAAAGAAATCAGATAAATTGTATATTGTAACCTCGATTCTCGGGGCACTCTTTTTGGAAAGCCCTAATATTGATGGGCTTATTTATAATTCTGTTGCGGTCGAAGGTTCGCCTGTGATTGCACTAAAACCTGAATCTGTTGATAAGAAAATTGTACACAAGACAGCAACGGCTTTTTTTATACAAGCAAGATATGGCTACGGAATGTTTAAAGCAAAGCGTGTTAACCAAGGAGTAGTAAACGGTGACAAGATAGATTGGGAGCCTGTCATATTAACTGTGTAAAGTCGTAATTCTATCTTCATAGTTTATATACAGCTGAGAGTATATTACACCCCAATCCCTGATTGGCATAGTCCACTTTTTTTCGATACCTAAAATAGCTAAATATAAGAGCTTTATAAGGGAGTCTTCCGTCGGGAAGGCTCCTTTGCTTTTGGTAGTTTTCCTGATAGCAGAATGAAAGCTCTCAACCGGATTCGTGGTATAAATCAGCCTCCTAAGCTCCTTAGAGTACTTGAAATAAGTGGAAAGTTCAGTCCAGTTGTTCCGCCATGATTTTGAAATATTAGGATATTTACTGTCCCACTTATCGGCGAAGGCATCCAGCTCAGCTCTGGCTTGTTCCTCTGTGGCTGCAGCATAGACTTTCTTGAGGTCAGCAGCTACAGTTTTACGCTCTTTCCAAGGCACAAAGCGGAGAGAATTACGAATCTGATGGACTACGCATTTCTGTATCTCAGACTGCGGAAAAGCGGCTGTGATGGCTTCTGAGATGCCCTTAAGGTTATCTACGGCAAAGATGAGAATATCCTGCACTCCACGGTTCTTCAGTTCATTCATGACTGTCAGCCAGTATTTAGCGGACTCTGTCTCGGCAAGATATAGCCCCAGACAGGATTTATGACCTTCTAGGCTAATGCCGATCACAAAGTAGATCGTGACGTTACGGACGGCTCCATCCACACGCATCTTTAGAACCATACCGTCCATAAAGACGATGGCATAAATCTCTTCTAATGCTCTATTCTGCCACTCCTTAGCCTGTGGAAGAATCTTGTCTGTGATAACGCTTACTGTCTCTGGAGAGATTTCATGACCGTAAATTTCATAAATATGCTCTTTGATGTCACGATTGCTCATCCCTTTGGCATACATAGAGATTACCTTAGCCTCTATGCCTGATATATCGGTTTGGCGTTTCTTTACTATTTCAGGTGAAAAGGTTGATAGGCGGTCTCTGGGGACTTCGAGCTCCATTTCACCTACGTGTGATTTGACTTTCTTGGATGAATGACCATTACGGTTATTGCCTGATTCACTAGCATTCTGCTCGTGTTTCTTGTAGCCTAGGTGAGCTTCTAACTCCCCTTCGTATAGCGTTTCGATGACTTCTTTCATCATCTCACGCATAAATACCTGTAGGTCTTCTGTTGTCTTTACATCGTTCTCGGCAAGGATATCTTTTAGCTTGTTCTTATCAAATACCATAGCAAACCTCGTATTATGTTATTTTAACACATACGACGTTTACACACTTCTATTTACAGGCTCTAGATTGGATTTAATGTCTAATTTCTCGGTGACTAGTATCGCATTAATTTTAAGTTTAACATATCAACTTTTTCTACTATTTCAGTGAGTTTGTTCTCGTTTGACTCAATGCTGCCTTTCAAGTCATTAAGCTCATATGTGTAATTGTCTGTTTTACTAGCTATATCAAAGACTTTACTGTCTATATTTTCAATATCGCCTTTAACATTTTCTATTTCTTTATTTATAAAATAAAGATCTCTATCTATTCGATCGTCAAGCTCATTTATGATGCTTGCAATGTAAATAAGCATAAGTGAGATAAAAATTGGAAACAAGTTTGCTTTTATAAATGATAATAGTTTTTTTAATAGAGTCATATTACCAGCCCATTCTCATATAAAATAAATTATTGTTGAGTTGTTGCAGTTGATTGGCTGTATTCATGTTATCTAATGTGCTATTTAAGTTGGCTTCTTCTGCTGCTTGCGCTTGTCGTTGTGCCGCCACAGCTTGCATTTCTTGCGCTCTAGTTTGTCGTTCTTGTTTCAGTTGGACTCTTTTTTGTGCCTTTTGCTCATTAATTTTTGCTAATTCAGCGTCAAGTTTTTCTTTGATTTTGGATAAGTATTTGTCTTCATCACAAATTGCTTTATATTCTAAATTATCAATGAATGTGACTTCAATGTTATCGTTGCATATTTTTTTCTTATATTGTTTTTTGACTATAAGGGCTTTTTGTTGTGCACCAAGGGCCTTATTTCCTGCATCCCTGATTTCATTTAAAATAGTATTCACCTTATTATAATAACTGTCAGGAAGTTTAACTCGCTTTACTAACTGTCCATTAATGACTTCGGCGGCATTAGAATATCCTTGCTTTGTGTTTTCAATTCCGAAACCAGTTTCTTTTTCAGTTTTTCTATCAGTAATAAGAAATTTAAAATTTCTATCGTCGAACTCATTATTTCTGAAATCTACGATAGTGTAGTAGAAATTTGGATACGTTTTGTGGTGAATGACAGTATCACTTAACGGAGAGCTGACGTTTAAAAGATTAGGTTCTTTATCTGAAAAGAATCCATACATATAGCTTAAATTAAAGTTAATCCCATTATCGTTAATAGTTGTTTCTACAAAGTATCCATTTTGTAAGTCACCTTCTAATATCTTGTCATTTAAGTTAAATTTTTGGTAGTAATATTCTGGTTCTTGCTCTTTGCCAGGATATATGGCTATTGCCTCCATATCGGTTAAGATGCCTTTTTCGAATTCTCTTCCAAGTCCATATGCGTAGCCGTTTTTACAATCTCCATCCCAAAATATTTTATAGTCAGGTTTTATTGTTCGATCATTTTCTTTTGAGGTACCCACAAATACTTTACACTCTTCTGATTTATTTGAAGGTTGAACCCATTTAACCAATGATTTAACCGATGTCTCACTTTTGATGCGCCCATATTCAGCTAAATAGATATCCTCATATTTATTAACATCTGTTTCTGAAACTGAGGGTAAATAATTAACCCCTGCACAACCAAAAAATGAACTAATGATTATATATATTATTGAATATGAAAAAAACTTGCGCATAGGTTGCTCCTATATATTTATAGAGAGAATTTTACAATTAACTAGGCCTGATTGCAACGCAAGTTTTAACATTGTGAATATTTTATTGTTCAACGATGTTTACCCCCATGTTCATTATCTAATAACAATACACAGGGGGCAATTCCTAATGAAGAGAAAACACATCCTTACATTCGCTGCGTTTGCGGCGGCGATCTTTTGCACATCTATGGCGCAGGCCGCCACAACACCCACAACGGGTGATCTCGCATATTCCTGGTATGACATAGCTATGAACAAAGTCATCGGCGGCCCGATAGGCTATACAATCGGAGCTGGCGGCGTTGGCTACGGCATAGTCACCGGTATGATCAGCTCAAACCTCAGAACACCTATAATAGCAACATCACTATCAGCAGCATGGCTGGGGCTGAACGCTATAGTATCCACAATGGGTGCTATCTACTAATGCGCTCATACGTCCCACAATATCTGCACAAACCCGTAAAAATCATGATGCTGGATTCTGATGAGTTCGTGATCCTTGCAAATGGGGTGCTTGTCGGTGTTTTACTTAAAAGCATCGTGCTCTTTATATTAGTGCTGGTCATATTCTTTATCTATAGAAAAGGTAAAGAAAAGCACCCCAGAGGCT
This window of the Denitrovibrio acetiphilus DSM 12809 genome carries:
- the vapB gene encoding type II toxin-antitoxin system antitoxin VapB; this translates as MDKARVFKSGNSQAVRLPKEYQLNTNEVYIRKVGNMIILLPKADIWSNFEKSLDMFDDSFMSDRQQPDYDDRESF
- a CDS encoding type II toxin-antitoxin system HipA family toxin; this encodes MNHKPTQLLNVFYHADKKYHMGRLASRDRKIWFEYSPDFIAEGFELSPFKLSLQPNAVSADTNAFDGLHGIFNDSLPDGWGRMLLDRQVAKYGISHHLLTPLDRLSHVGKYGMGALSYEPEYSEDVQHAENLDLMKLAKEMQQILEGEGDDALLKLKQLAGSSGGARPKITAKVSPDKKHIMSRTDNHPNGYEDWLIKFNSRFDDADSGRIEYAYSVIAKDSGINMPETYLFDTVSGSYFGVQRFDRDNGRRIHMHSLCGLIHSDYRFPSLDYSDLLKVTQALTKDMREVEAAFRLACFNVIMHNRDDHSKNFSFLYQNMEWKLSPAYDLTFSSGPNGYQSMTVAGESLKPAISHLKELGKKANIKKPERIIDQVIASAMKWKNTASSLNISDSTIKTIDQIIRKHTR
- a CDS encoding helix-turn-helix transcriptional regulator, with the protein product MAEYIRNSLRNTRLEKNLTQEGLAERSGVSLGTLKKFESTGQISLESLLKLCLALNLLDNFANLFDKQEQLKSLDAILSQDKTRKRGRKK
- a CDS encoding ParM/StbA family protein; translation: MIGIDVGYGDVKAVYMDVGELKYFKLPTAVAYAPMNSIDIADEAEERYSFQGREYIVGESARFGAFSTRSFDFLKKYAPLFIHHTLKVLRLVPSYVATGLPLGLFNRKDEMTKELTTAQVDGNTIKAEFSMFPQAVGILLDYRMDDAGKVKADTAKNGIVSDIGFNTIDVLCFEKGTAIRSDAKTLDKFGISKIVLELVELINREHGIQLSDQEAKDVFLAGRMNVYGNKIDLTEAIRNITEMYFDEVMHNIRSLWDKRLQRADLLLLAGGGAVTIAKYVPSEYAKIVKVPERSEFANARGYLKALMAKQEQALKADK
- a CDS encoding helix-turn-helix domain-containing protein encodes the protein MIATGEKTLGEMLRYHIEAKGFKQADICRKTGLSPSRLCNYLKDAREPDWKTLCKIVDAIRITLNDLRD
- a CDS encoding IS256 family transposase produces the protein MVFDKNKLKDILAENDVKTTEDLQVFMREMMKEVIETLYEGELEAHLGYKKHEQNASESGNNRNGHSSKKVKSHVGEMELEVPRDRLSTFSPEIVKKRQTDISGIEAKVISMYAKGMSNRDIKEHIYEIYGHEISPETVSVITDKILPQAKEWQNRALEEIYAIVFMDGMVLKMRVDGAVRNVTIYFVIGISLEGHKSCLGLYLAETESAKYWLTVMNELKNRGVQDILIFAVDNLKGISEAITAAFPQSEIQKCVVHQIRNSLRFVPWKERKTVAADLKKVYAAATEEQARAELDAFADKWDSKYPNISKSWRNNWTELSTYFKYSKELRRLIYTTNPVESFHSAIRKTTKSKGAFPTEDSLIKLLYLAILGIEKKWTMPIRDWGVIYSQLYINYEDRITTLHS
- the traL gene encoding type IV conjugative transfer system protein TraL, producing MRSYVPQYLHKPVKIMMLDSDEFVILANGVLVGVLLKSIVLFILVLVIFFIYRKGKEKHPRGFFRHIPHMLGLKQFRHFPNIFIRNFME